One Dietzia sp. JS16-p6b genomic window carries:
- the malQ gene encoding 4-alpha-glucanotransferase — MTVTDAVPPALVELAERCGVATSYEDARGIRREIPARTLRAVLAAMGIPVGEDDDEGGGSVSAALEEVRLRPWRRVLPPTIVTRQGSGALCAVHVPRGTSVGLSVHLEDSSDPLDLVLPAAAEESRSVDGKPVDRFDLELPDALPLGWHLLVAVVTDSFDGTGPSAGEPRVVEAALVVSPRSIPVPPDLGRRRGVGLAAQLYQVRSDTSWGVGDLSDLADLADWAGRDLGADFVLVNPMHAGEPLPPVEPSPYLPTTRRFASPLYLRPELIPEYASLPPEEMQVVDDLAAGQRQRNTEDTIDRDSSWGSKLEALRVVFAAPLTEDRARAFDDFADEQEPGLFRFATWCALASEWGPDWSRWPAALKDPDSDDVARFATDHAREVRFHQWLQWQVAQQRAGAQRAALSAGMRLGILHDLAVGVHPTGADAWALRRSLARGVTVGAPPDVYNQLGQDWSQPPLRPDALAEEGYRPFRDIVRAALRDSGGIRIDHILGLFRLWWIPSGLPPTEGTYVNYDHEAMIGVLALEASRAGAVIVGEDLGTVAPGVREELSERGVLGTSVMWFEQQDSQPVPPEDYRRLCMASVTTHDLPPTAGYVDLVHVDVREELGQLTGDVEQERADAASEIGSYTEAVRRRDLLEGASTEDLVVALHAFLAAAPSLLYAVSVADLVGDRRPVNMPGTSEEYPNWRVPLSDARGDVVDLEGLRGSDLAKRVFGAASVGVVGARVLGIVATRWIPRLRLVGLASVRRGSRS; from the coding sequence GTGACCGTGACCGACGCCGTTCCCCCCGCCCTGGTAGAGCTCGCCGAGAGGTGCGGCGTGGCCACGAGCTACGAGGACGCCCGCGGTATCCGCCGCGAGATCCCCGCCCGGACGCTGCGTGCGGTTCTCGCCGCGATGGGCATCCCGGTCGGTGAGGACGACGACGAGGGCGGTGGCTCGGTCAGCGCGGCGCTCGAGGAGGTTCGTCTGCGGCCGTGGCGCCGGGTGCTCCCCCCGACGATCGTGACGAGGCAGGGCTCGGGGGCCCTGTGCGCCGTCCATGTACCCCGTGGAACCTCTGTGGGGCTGTCCGTCCACCTCGAGGACTCGTCCGACCCGCTCGACCTGGTGCTCCCCGCCGCCGCGGAGGAGTCGAGGAGTGTCGATGGGAAGCCAGTCGACCGATTCGATCTGGAGCTGCCCGACGCGCTCCCCCTCGGGTGGCACCTCCTGGTCGCCGTCGTCACGGACTCGTTCGACGGCACCGGCCCGTCGGCGGGGGAGCCGCGGGTCGTCGAAGCCGCCCTGGTGGTGTCCCCGCGGTCCATACCGGTCCCCCCGGATCTCGGACGGCGCCGGGGGGTCGGGCTGGCCGCGCAGCTCTACCAGGTCCGGTCCGACACGTCGTGGGGGGTCGGTGACCTGTCGGACCTCGCCGACCTCGCCGACTGGGCCGGGCGGGACCTCGGCGCCGACTTCGTCCTGGTCAATCCGATGCACGCCGGGGAACCGCTCCCGCCGGTGGAGCCGTCCCCGTACCTCCCGACCACACGTCGGTTCGCCTCACCGCTGTACCTCCGGCCCGAGCTGATCCCGGAATACGCCTCGCTCCCACCCGAGGAGATGCAGGTGGTCGATGACCTCGCGGCCGGGCAGCGGCAGAGGAACACCGAGGACACCATCGACCGCGACTCCTCGTGGGGAAGCAAACTCGAGGCGCTCCGGGTGGTGTTCGCCGCGCCTCTCACGGAGGACCGGGCCCGGGCGTTCGACGACTTCGCCGACGAGCAGGAGCCCGGACTGTTCCGTTTCGCCACGTGGTGTGCTCTGGCGTCCGAGTGGGGCCCGGACTGGTCGCGGTGGCCCGCAGCGCTGAAGGACCCGGATTCCGACGACGTGGCGCGTTTCGCCACCGACCACGCGCGGGAGGTCCGATTCCACCAGTGGCTGCAGTGGCAGGTCGCGCAGCAACGCGCTGGTGCGCAGCGCGCCGCGTTGTCGGCGGGAATGCGGCTGGGGATCCTCCACGATCTGGCCGTCGGGGTGCATCCCACCGGCGCCGACGCCTGGGCGCTCCGCCGGTCACTCGCCCGCGGGGTCACCGTGGGCGCGCCACCGGACGTCTATAACCAGCTGGGCCAGGACTGGTCCCAGCCCCCGCTGCGGCCCGATGCTCTCGCCGAGGAGGGGTACCGGCCCTTCCGGGACATCGTCCGCGCCGCGCTGCGCGACTCGGGCGGGATACGGATCGACCACATCCTGGGTCTGTTCCGGCTCTGGTGGATCCCGTCGGGGCTCCCGCCCACCGAGGGGACGTACGTGAACTATGACCACGAGGCGATGATCGGCGTTCTCGCGCTGGAGGCGTCGCGTGCCGGCGCGGTCATCGTGGGAGAGGACCTGGGGACCGTCGCACCCGGGGTCCGGGAGGAACTGTCCGAGCGCGGGGTGTTGGGCACCTCGGTGATGTGGTTCGAGCAGCAGGACTCCCAGCCGGTGCCCCCCGAGGACTATCGCCGGCTCTGCATGGCGTCGGTGACCACTCACGACCTCCCGCCGACTGCGGGGTATGTCGACCTCGTGCATGTGGATGTCCGCGAGGAACTGGGCCAGCTGACGGGCGATGTCGAACAGGAGCGCGCCGACGCGGCCTCCGAGATCGGGTCGTACACCGAGGCGGTCAGACGGCGCGACTTACTCGAGGGCGCCAGCACGGAGGATCTGGTGGTGGCGCTCCACGCATTCCTGGCCGCGGCACCATCTCTTCTCTACGCGGTGTCGGTGGCCGACCTCGTCGGTGATCGCCGCCCGGTCAACATGCCCGGGACGTCAGAGGAGTATCCGAACTGGCGTGTGCCGCTCTCCGACGCTCGAGGCGACGTGGTCGACCTCGAAGGGCTTCGTGGATCGGACCTGGCGAAGCGGGTATTCGGCGCGGCGTCGGTTGGGGTGGTGGGTGCTCGGGTTCTAGGGATCGTTGCAACACGATGGATTCCTAGGTTGAGGCTAGTAGGTCTCGCATCCGTTCGGCGGGGGTCTCGAAGTTGA
- a CDS encoding acetyl-CoA C-acetyltransferase → MTEAFIYDAIRTPRGKGKPGGALHGVKPIDLVVGLIEEMRRRFPDLDENRISDIIYGIVTPLGDQGMDLPRIAALAAKMPDTVAGVQINRFCASGLTTINMAAQKIRSGWDEVVLAGGVESMSRVPMGTDGGAWALDPATNYDTYFSPQGIGADLIATLEGFTREDVDRYAERSQRLAARAWEEGRFAKSVVPVKDINGVTILDHDEHMRPGTTVEALAGLKPSFAMVGDMGGFDAVALQKYHWVEKINHVHHGGNSSGIVDGAALVVVGSEKAGKEMNMTPRARVVAAATSGADTTIMLTGPTPAAKKALEIAGLTPDDIDLWELNEAFASVVLRFQKDMDIPDEKLNVNGGAIAMGHPLGATGAMITGTVLDELERTGGRRALITLCVGGGMGVATIIERV, encoded by the coding sequence ATGACCGAGGCATTCATCTACGACGCCATCCGGACTCCGCGAGGCAAGGGCAAGCCCGGCGGCGCTCTGCACGGGGTCAAGCCGATCGACCTGGTCGTCGGTCTCATCGAAGAGATGCGGCGTCGGTTCCCCGACCTCGACGAGAACCGGATCTCGGACATCATCTACGGGATCGTCACCCCGCTGGGGGACCAGGGCATGGATCTGCCGCGGATCGCCGCGCTGGCCGCCAAGATGCCCGACACCGTCGCCGGTGTGCAGATCAACCGGTTCTGCGCCTCCGGCCTGACCACCATCAACATGGCCGCCCAGAAGATCCGCTCCGGTTGGGACGAGGTCGTCCTCGCCGGCGGCGTCGAATCCATGTCGCGCGTGCCGATGGGCACCGACGGCGGCGCCTGGGCCCTGGATCCGGCGACGAACTACGACACGTACTTCTCCCCGCAGGGGATCGGGGCCGACCTCATCGCCACGCTCGAGGGGTTCACCCGTGAGGACGTGGACCGCTACGCCGAGCGCTCGCAGCGACTCGCCGCCCGCGCGTGGGAGGAGGGCCGGTTCGCCAAGTCGGTCGTCCCGGTCAAGGACATCAACGGCGTCACCATCCTCGACCACGACGAGCACATGCGACCGGGCACCACGGTCGAGGCGCTCGCCGGCCTCAAGCCCTCGTTCGCCATGGTCGGCGACATGGGCGGTTTCGACGCCGTCGCGCTGCAGAAGTACCACTGGGTCGAGAAGATCAACCACGTCCACCACGGTGGCAACTCCTCCGGCATCGTCGACGGCGCCGCACTCGTGGTGGTCGGGTCGGAGAAGGCCGGCAAGGAGATGAACATGACGCCGCGCGCCCGCGTCGTGGCCGCGGCCACCTCCGGCGCCGACACCACCATCATGCTCACCGGCCCTACCCCGGCCGCGAAGAAGGCTCTCGAGATCGCGGGGCTCACCCCGGACGACATCGACCTGTGGGAGCTCAACGAGGCGTTCGCCTCCGTCGTGCTGCGTTTCCAGAAAGACATGGACATCCCCGACGAGAAGCTCAACGTCAACGGCGGGGCCATCGCGATGGGTCACCCCCTCGGAGCCACCGGCGCCATGATCACCGGCACCGTGCTCGATGAGCTCGAGCGCACCGGCGGCAGGCGCGCCCTGATCACCCTCTGCGTCGGCGGTGGAATGGGCGTCGCCACCATCATCGAGCGCGTCTGA
- a CDS encoding 3-hydroxyacyl-CoA dehydrogenase NAD-binding domain-containing protein, which translates to MSDNMFRWEQDGDGIVTLTMDDPDHGANTMNARFIDDFSETVGRIEAEKESIKGIVLTSAKKSFFGGGDLKSMITAGPGDAEELFERSMQIKGRMRALETLGVPVVAAINGAALGGGLELALACHHRVMADARGAKVGLPEVTLGLLPGGGGIVRTVRMFGLAQAVPNILMSGRSFAPDKALKAGLVDEVVAPEQLVDAAKAWIKTDPEPSQPWDRKGWTLPGGTISDPALAGVLPSFPANMRKQTKGAPSPAPRAIMAAAVEGSQVDFATAEKIEARYFVSLVTGPIAKNMIQAFFFDMQHCSSGGARPKAADGSEIPRTEFTKVGVLGAGMMGAGIAYVCAKAGIEVVLKDVEQASADKGKAYAEKIEAKALERGRTTQEKSDALLARITPTTDPQALAGCDLVIEAVFESPDLKKKVFQEIEDIVAPDALLGSNTSTLPITDLATGVKRPEDFIGLHFFSPVDKMQLVEIIKGEKTTPETLAKAIDLTLAIRKIPIVVNDSRGFYTSRVIGTFVNEAIGMLDEGIEPSTIEQAGRIAGYPAAPLQLSDELNLNLMLKIRDTAREAAAAAGEEFVEVPSDRVTATMVNELGRSGRLAGAGFYDYTDGTRAGLWPGLREAFNTSPDNAPPLQDLVDRMIFAEVLETQKCVDEGVIVDDADANIGSIIGIGFPAWTGGTRQYARNYAAPGATEPSGYKGFVARAEELAAKYGDHFLPTESLRKAAAEQE; encoded by the coding sequence GTGAGCGACAACATGTTCCGGTGGGAGCAGGACGGCGACGGCATCGTCACCCTCACCATGGATGACCCCGACCACGGCGCGAACACCATGAACGCGCGTTTCATCGACGACTTCTCGGAGACCGTCGGCCGTATCGAGGCCGAGAAGGAGTCCATCAAGGGCATCGTCCTGACCTCCGCCAAGAAGAGCTTTTTCGGCGGCGGCGACCTCAAGTCCATGATCACGGCGGGCCCCGGCGACGCCGAGGAGCTCTTCGAGCGGTCCATGCAGATCAAGGGCCGGATGCGCGCCCTGGAGACCCTCGGGGTCCCGGTCGTGGCCGCGATCAACGGCGCGGCCCTGGGCGGAGGTCTCGAGCTCGCCCTCGCCTGCCACCACCGCGTGATGGCCGACGCCCGCGGCGCCAAGGTCGGCCTGCCCGAGGTCACACTCGGTCTGCTGCCCGGCGGCGGCGGCATCGTCCGGACCGTCCGCATGTTCGGTCTGGCGCAGGCCGTGCCCAACATCCTGATGTCGGGCCGTTCGTTCGCCCCGGACAAGGCCCTCAAGGCGGGCCTGGTCGACGAGGTCGTGGCCCCCGAGCAGCTCGTCGACGCCGCGAAGGCGTGGATCAAGACCGATCCCGAGCCCAGTCAGCCCTGGGACCGCAAGGGGTGGACGCTGCCCGGCGGCACGATCAGCGACCCGGCCCTGGCCGGGGTCCTGCCGTCCTTCCCCGCCAACATGCGCAAGCAGACCAAGGGCGCGCCCTCCCCGGCGCCCCGGGCCATCATGGCCGCCGCGGTCGAGGGGTCGCAGGTCGACTTCGCCACCGCCGAGAAGATCGAGGCGCGATACTTCGTCTCGCTCGTCACCGGTCCCATCGCGAAGAACATGATCCAGGCGTTCTTCTTCGACATGCAGCACTGCTCGTCCGGCGGCGCACGCCCCAAGGCCGCCGACGGCTCCGAGATCCCTCGGACCGAGTTCACCAAGGTCGGCGTCCTGGGCGCCGGCATGATGGGCGCCGGCATCGCGTACGTGTGCGCGAAGGCGGGGATCGAGGTCGTGCTCAAGGACGTCGAGCAGGCGTCCGCGGACAAGGGCAAGGCGTACGCGGAGAAGATCGAGGCCAAGGCGCTCGAGCGTGGCCGCACCACGCAGGAGAAGTCCGACGCCCTCCTGGCCCGCATCACGCCCACCACGGACCCGCAGGCGCTGGCCGGATGCGACCTCGTGATCGAGGCCGTCTTCGAGTCGCCGGATCTGAAGAAGAAGGTCTTCCAGGAGATCGAGGACATCGTCGCCCCCGACGCGTTGCTCGGCTCCAACACGTCGACCCTCCCGATCACCGACCTCGCGACCGGCGTCAAGCGTCCCGAGGACTTCATCGGACTGCACTTCTTCTCGCCCGTCGACAAGATGCAGCTGGTCGAGATCATCAAGGGTGAGAAGACCACCCCCGAGACCCTGGCCAAGGCGATCGACCTCACGCTGGCGATCCGGAAGATCCCGATCGTGGTCAACGACTCGCGTGGCTTCTACACCTCCCGCGTCATCGGCACGTTCGTCAACGAGGCGATCGGCATGCTGGACGAGGGGATCGAGCCCTCGACCATCGAGCAGGCCGGCCGCATCGCGGGGTACCCGGCGGCGCCGCTGCAGCTGTCCGACGAGTTGAACCTCAACCTCATGCTCAAGATCCGCGACACCGCGCGCGAGGCCGCCGCGGCCGCGGGCGAGGAGTTCGTGGAGGTGCCGTCCGACCGCGTCACCGCCACGATGGTCAACGAGCTCGGCCGCAGCGGCCGTCTGGCCGGGGCCGGGTTCTACGACTACACCGACGGCACGCGAGCGGGACTCTGGCCGGGCCTGCGGGAGGCGTTCAACACCTCGCCGGACAACGCACCGCCGTTGCAGGACCTGGTCGACCGCATGATCTTCGCCGAGGTTCTCGAGACCCAGAAGTGCGTCGACGAGGGCGTGATCGTGGACGACGCCGACGCCAACATCGGCTCGATCATCGGGATCGGATTCCCGGCGTGGACCGGCGGTACCCGCCAGTACGCCAGGAACTACGCGGCACCGGGCGCCACGGAACCGTCGGGTTACAAGGGCTTCGTCGCCCGCGCCGAGGAGCTCGCCGC